In Calothrix sp. PCC 7507, one DNA window encodes the following:
- a CDS encoding TVP38/TMEM64 family protein, translated as MHKRRLYTKLKFLLLSCLVATLIIATKHFNIQELLQAVVMWINSLGTFGPIAFIVIYNLATLLFIPGSILTLKGGCLFGVFWGSIYVIIAAMIGATLAFFIGRYLSRDWVSKQMEKHPKFQAIDQAVAKEGWKIVLLTRLSPVFPFNLLNYAFGVTQVSLKDYILGSLGIIPGTVMYVYIGSLASNLAMINTKHQPSTPQTQIWEWVIQIVGLIATIAVTLYVTRLAQKALKQSVAIADINHDKNKP; from the coding sequence ATGCACAAACGTAGACTATATACCAAACTCAAATTTTTACTATTAAGTTGTCTGGTTGCAACTTTGATTATTGCTACCAAACACTTCAACATCCAGGAATTATTGCAGGCTGTAGTAATGTGGATCAACAGTCTTGGTACTTTTGGTCCGATCGCTTTCATAGTCATTTATAACTTAGCTACCTTGCTGTTTATACCAGGTTCTATTTTGACGTTAAAAGGTGGATGTCTTTTTGGTGTATTTTGGGGTTCTATCTATGTCATAATTGCAGCGATGATCGGTGCAACCTTGGCTTTTTTCATTGGACGCTATCTGTCTCGTGATTGGGTGTCTAAACAGATGGAAAAACATCCTAAATTCCAAGCAATTGACCAGGCGGTTGCTAAAGAGGGATGGAAAATTGTATTGCTAACTCGCCTCTCGCCTGTCTTTCCCTTTAACTTATTAAATTACGCTTTTGGTGTGACACAAGTCTCTCTTAAAGACTATATCTTAGGTTCTCTGGGGATTATTCCAGGTACTGTGATGTACGTTTACATTGGTTCTCTGGCTAGCAATTTAGCTATGATCAACACTAAGCATCAGCCAAGCACTCCCCAAACCCAAATTTGGGAATGGGTAATTCAAATAGTGGGATTGATTGCTACCATTGCTGTAACTTTATATGTAACAAGACTTGCTCAAAAAGCACTCAAACAAAGTGTAGCGATCGCTGACATCAACCATGATAAAAATAAACCCTAA
- a CDS encoding TVP38/TMEM64 family protein produces the protein MIKINPKKISYFANKIKAATITLLILSIAFLENTEIVLAQESAKTFHPQTILLNALQWIDSLGAVGAIAFIGLYIIATIAFLPGSILTLGSGVVFGVVWGSLYVFIGATLGATAAFLVGRYLARNWVASKIASNKKFAAIDQAVGREGLKIVLLTRLSPIFPFNLLNYAFGITGVTFKDYFIGSVGMIPGTIMYVYIGSLAGNLARIGTEAQPTNTTIQWVIRIIGLIATIAVTAFVTRLARKALEEEVTEV, from the coding sequence ATGATAAAAATAAACCCTAAAAAAATTAGTTATTTTGCTAACAAAATAAAAGCAGCCACTATAACATTGCTAATACTAAGTATTGCTTTTTTAGAGAACACAGAGATTGTTTTAGCGCAAGAATCTGCTAAGACTTTCCATCCCCAAACAATTTTGCTGAACGCCTTACAATGGATTGATAGTCTTGGTGCTGTCGGAGCTATAGCGTTTATTGGACTTTATATTATTGCTACTATCGCTTTCTTACCAGGCTCCATTCTCACATTAGGATCTGGTGTTGTATTCGGTGTAGTTTGGGGTTCTCTCTACGTATTTATTGGTGCAACTTTAGGTGCTACTGCTGCTTTTTTGGTGGGACGTTATTTAGCTAGGAATTGGGTAGCTAGTAAAATTGCAAGTAACAAAAAATTTGCCGCTATTGACCAAGCTGTTGGCAGAGAAGGATTAAAAATTGTCCTGTTAACGCGACTTTCGCCGATATTTCCTTTCAATTTATTAAACTACGCTTTTGGTATCACTGGAGTTACTTTTAAAGACTACTTTATCGGTTCCGTAGGCATGATTCCTGGAACTATTATGTACGTTTACATCGGTTCCCTTGCCGGCAATCTTGCCAGAATTGGGACTGAGGCACAACCCACTAACACGACAATACAATGGGTAATTCGCATCATTGGTTTGATTGCTACAATCGCCGTCACAGCTTTTGTCACCCGTCTGGCGCGCAAAGCTTTAGAAGAGGAAGTGACTGAAGTCTGA
- a CDS encoding mercuric reductase yields MSNSEFERVTVRPADEYNQKLVSYVHPPNWVNPQPADIYDLVVIGAGTAGLVVAAGAAGLDLGLKVALIEKHLMGGDCLNVGCVPSKTIIRSARVVGELWDGKDLGINIPKLIDVDFSAVMTRMRRIRAGISHHDSAERFSSLGVDVFLGSGRFASKNTVEVDDKTLRFKKAVIATGARAASPAIRGIEKVGYLTNESVFSLIQRPESLAVIGGGPIGCELAQAFRRLGSEVVLFHSGAHILNKEDAEAAEIIQKVLIKEGIRLVLNSKLEEVVTVTEGKRLYFSSNGHRDSVTVDEILVGAGRTPNVEGLNLEAVGVKYDQQQGVKVNDYLQTTNPKIYAAGDICMDWKFTHAADAAARIVIKNTLFSPFGLGRAKLSSLVMPWVTYTDPEVAHVGIYEHQAQKLGVEINTIKIPFSSVDRAIADGEESGFLKIHHKKGSDEILGATIVASHAGEMISEVTTAIVNKLGLSKLSSVIHPYPTQAEAIKKAADAYRRTLLTPNNKRLLGLLKRLS; encoded by the coding sequence ATGTCTAATTCAGAATTCGAGAGAGTCACAGTTCGCCCAGCGGATGAATATAATCAAAAATTGGTGTCCTATGTCCATCCACCAAATTGGGTTAATCCTCAACCTGCGGATATTTACGATTTGGTAGTGATTGGTGCTGGTACGGCGGGATTAGTGGTGGCGGCGGGTGCGGCGGGTCTGGACTTGGGTTTAAAAGTGGCGTTAATTGAAAAGCATCTCATGGGTGGAGATTGCTTAAATGTAGGTTGTGTCCCATCTAAAACTATCATTCGTTCGGCTCGTGTAGTCGGTGAACTGTGGGACGGTAAGGATTTGGGAATTAACATCCCCAAACTGATTGATGTTGATTTTTCTGCAGTCATGACTAGGATGCGGCGCATTAGAGCAGGTATTAGCCATCATGACTCAGCGGAACGCTTTTCATCTCTGGGAGTAGATGTCTTCTTGGGTAGCGGTAGGTTTGCGAGTAAAAATACTGTGGAAGTAGACGACAAAACCCTACGGTTTAAAAAAGCCGTCATTGCTACTGGCGCAAGAGCTGCAAGTCCGGCGATTCGTGGTATTGAAAAAGTAGGTTATCTGACTAATGAGTCAGTGTTTTCTCTGATCCAACGACCGGAAAGTTTGGCGGTAATTGGTGGTGGCCCTATAGGCTGTGAATTGGCGCAGGCTTTCCGGCGTTTGGGTTCTGAGGTAGTACTTTTTCATAGTGGCGCGCACATCCTGAATAAAGAAGATGCTGAAGCTGCGGAAATTATCCAAAAAGTCTTGATTAAGGAAGGAATTCGCCTGGTGCTGAATTCTAAATTAGAAGAGGTGGTGACTGTAACTGAGGGGAAGCGGCTTTATTTTTCCTCGAATGGTCATCGAGATTCTGTGACTGTAGATGAAATTTTGGTGGGTGCGGGACGTACGCCAAATGTAGAAGGTCTGAATTTAGAAGCAGTTGGAGTAAAATATGACCAGCAGCAAGGTGTGAAGGTAAATGATTACCTGCAAACTACAAATCCCAAGATTTATGCGGCTGGCGATATCTGCATGGATTGGAAATTTACCCATGCGGCTGATGCCGCTGCAAGGATTGTGATAAAAAATACGCTATTTTCTCCTTTCGGACTGGGACGCGCTAAACTCAGCAGCTTGGTGATGCCGTGGGTAACTTATACTGATCCTGAAGTGGCTCATGTGGGGATTTATGAACACCAAGCTCAGAAGTTAGGTGTGGAGATAAATACCATCAAGATTCCTTTTAGTAGTGTAGATCGAGCGATCGCTGATGGTGAAGAGTCAGGATTTCTCAAAATTCACCACAAAAAGGGGTCTGATGAAATTCTCGGTGCAACTATCGTCGCTAGTCATGCAGGGGAAATGATCTCAGAAGTGACTACGGCAATTGTCAATAAGCTAGGTTTGAGTAAGTTAAGTAGTGTTATACATCCTTATCCTACGCAAGCTGAAGCTATTAAAAAGGCAGCAGATGCTTATCGTCGCACGCTGCTGACACCGAATAATAAACGACTTTTAGGATTGCTCAAACGGCTTTCTTGA
- a CDS encoding AAA-like domain-containing protein has translation MKYQVGGSLRSDDPTYIIRQADEQLYESLKAGDFCYVLNCRQMGKSSLLQRTSHRLKQAGYVCLYLDVTQLGSEQITSVQWYKGIIISLFYKLDLAQQVNIQEWWQQDAELSPIQRLHQFVEEILLSRVKTERIFIFIDEIDSLLSLNFPVNDFFAWIRHCYNLRTQNPDFERLGFALFGVASPSDLIADKRRTPFNIGKAIELYGFQAQEATPLLVGLKEAISQPEAVLLHIINWTGGQPFLTQKLCQLVVQIAKSRATGIINLTPGTEATWVEQLVRSHIIQNWQSQDEPEHLRTIYDRLLFNPQRSGRLLGLYQKILIGDREQGTEYSNLLVSTDDSREQTELLLSGLVEKRNGYLKIKNPIYRHVFDAEWVVRQLDNLRPYSQSFNAWVASNYQDKSRLLRGQALKDAQKWAQNKSISDLDYQFLAASQECEQQEVQTALEAARTKEVEARLAQERKTAKLQRCLLASVSIAAIVSTILSIGIFTLYRQALTSEHQARISEIHALISSSEGLLASNRRLDALIEAIKAQHRLQKLGQAKADIEPQVENVLQQAVYAADEYNRFSGHTSAVLAVDVSPDSSLIASASMDKTIKLWWRDGTQAATLQGHHAAVRAVDFSSDGQTLVSGGDDGTVKLWKRDGTLLKTLKGHTSGVWSVAMSPDDRFIASVSFDKTVRIWQREGTLVKTFQGYRVGFWGVAFSPDGQTLAAASFDGTIKLWQRGSTSWQNAKPLQILQGHKGWVTGITFSPDGQTIASGSEDKTVKIWQRDGNGSYRLDKTLKGNSAGVWGVAFSPDGQTVAAASLDKTIKLWNIDGTELRTLRGHSASVVGVSFSPDGSFIASWGGDNIVRLWQTQNHFQTSVIAHSSGIWSVTITADSSAIATAGHENTAKLWSRQGKLLKTVTEDDSLIFKVSFSDDGNLMAIAADNDTVKLRQRDGSLVATYKDPIGKLTSAMLSPDGQTIAMSNIEKAVQIWRRDRPPPQILRGHQAEVWQVVFSPDSRLIASASTDSTAKVWTLNGKLLSTLNGHLAAVWKVAFSHDSKIVASGSAD, from the coding sequence ATGAAATATCAGGTTGGCGGTAGCCTCCGGAGTGACGATCCCACCTACATTATTCGTCAGGCAGATGAACAACTTTATGAAAGCCTGAAGGCTGGTGATTTTTGTTATGTCTTAAACTGCCGTCAGATGGGTAAGTCATCTCTACTACAGCGAACAAGCCATCGTTTAAAACAAGCAGGTTATGTTTGCTTATACCTGGATGTTACTCAATTGGGTAGCGAACAAATTACATCTGTACAGTGGTATAAAGGCATCATTATTAGCCTATTTTACAAATTAGATTTAGCACAACAAGTCAACATTCAAGAATGGTGGCAACAAGATGCAGAGCTTTCTCCTATACAAAGACTGCACCAGTTTGTAGAAGAGATATTATTATCAAGGGTAAAAACCGAACGCATTTTTATATTTATTGATGAAATTGATAGCTTGCTGAGTTTAAATTTCCCCGTTAACGATTTTTTTGCATGGATTCGTCATTGCTATAACTTACGCACACAAAACCCCGATTTCGAGCGCTTAGGATTTGCACTCTTTGGTGTAGCCAGCCCCTCCGACTTAATAGCTGACAAACGCCGCACACCTTTTAATATTGGCAAAGCGATTGAGTTATATGGATTTCAAGCACAAGAAGCTACACCGTTGCTAGTAGGGCTAAAGGAAGCAATTAGCCAACCAGAAGCAGTGCTGTTGCACATTATTAACTGGACAGGGGGACAGCCATTTCTTACCCAAAAACTCTGTCAGTTGGTTGTGCAAATTGCTAAGTCAAGGGCGACAGGTATAATTAACCTGACTCCAGGTACAGAGGCCACTTGGGTAGAACAGTTAGTGCGATCGCACATTATCCAAAATTGGCAATCCCAAGACGAACCCGAACACTTGCGGACGATATACGATCGCCTACTATTTAATCCACAACGCTCAGGGCGGCTATTAGGACTGTATCAAAAGATATTAATAGGGGATAGGGAACAGGGAACAGAATACTCAAATCTTCTCGTATCAACTGATGATAGTCGAGAGCAGACAGAACTTTTACTGTCTGGCTTAGTAGAGAAACGCAACGGCTATCTGAAAATTAAAAATCCGATCTATCGTCATGTTTTCGATGCAGAATGGGTGGTTAGACAGTTAGACAATCTCCGCCCATACTCCCAGTCCTTTAATGCTTGGGTAGCCTCAAATTATCAAGATAAATCGCGTTTATTGCGAGGACAAGCATTGAAAGATGCTCAAAAATGGGCACAGAACAAAAGTATTAGCGATTTGGATTATCAATTTTTAGCCGCTAGTCAAGAATGCGAGCAACAAGAAGTGCAAACAGCACTAGAAGCCGCCAGAACAAAAGAAGTAGAAGCACGGCTAGCACAAGAAAGAAAAACTGCTAAATTACAAAGATGCCTGCTAGCGTCAGTCAGTATTGCAGCGATTGTCTCTACTATCTTGAGTATCGGAATTTTCACCCTTTACCGTCAAGCCCTCACTAGCGAACATCAAGCCAGAATCAGCGAAATTCATGCATTAATATCATCTTCTGAAGGATTGTTGGCATCAAATCGCCGACTGGATGCGTTGATAGAAGCCATCAAAGCTCAACACAGACTGCAAAAGCTAGGTCAGGCAAAGGCAGATATTGAGCCGCAAGTGGAAAATGTATTGCAGCAAGCGGTTTATGCAGCAGATGAATATAACCGTTTTTCTGGTCATACAAGTGCTGTTTTAGCAGTAGATGTTAGTCCTGATAGTTCGCTGATTGCCTCGGCAAGTATGGATAAAACAATTAAGCTTTGGTGGCGGGATGGTACGCAAGCGGCCACTCTCCAAGGTCATCACGCAGCAGTCAGGGCAGTAGATTTTAGTTCTGATGGGCAAACGCTGGTTTCCGGAGGCGACGACGGCACTGTGAAACTCTGGAAGCGAGACGGCACTCTGCTGAAAACTCTTAAAGGTCACACATCTGGGGTTTGGTCAGTTGCAATGAGTCCAGACGATCGCTTTATTGCTTCTGTTAGTTTCGACAAAACGGTGAGAATCTGGCAGCGAGAAGGCACTTTGGTCAAAACGTTTCAAGGCTATAGAGTGGGGTTTTGGGGCGTCGCCTTTAGTCCTGATGGTCAAACCCTCGCTGCTGCAAGTTTCGACGGCACAATAAAACTATGGCAACGGGGCAGTACAAGCTGGCAAAATGCCAAGCCTCTACAAATTCTCCAAGGTCACAAAGGTTGGGTTACAGGGATCACCTTCAGCCCTGATGGTCAAACTATTGCTTCAGGGAGTGAAGACAAAACGGTGAAAATCTGGCAACGAGACGGAAATGGCAGCTACCGCCTCGATAAAACTCTTAAAGGTAACAGTGCTGGGGTTTGGGGAGTTGCCTTTAGTCCTGATGGTCAAACCGTTGCCGCCGCCAGTCTTGATAAAACAATTAAACTGTGGAATATTGATGGCACAGAATTGAGGACACTCAGAGGACATAGTGCCTCAGTTGTGGGCGTGAGTTTCAGCCCTGACGGCAGCTTTATTGCTTCGTGGGGTGGAGACAATATAGTTAGACTCTGGCAGACTCAGAACCATTTCCAGACGAGCGTTATTGCCCACAGTTCTGGCATTTGGTCAGTAACTATCACCGCCGATAGTTCAGCGATCGCTACAGCAGGTCACGAAAACACAGCCAAACTTTGGAGTCGTCAAGGTAAATTGCTCAAAACTGTGACTGAAGATGACAGCCTCATTTTTAAGGTTTCGTTCAGTGATGATGGCAATTTGATGGCGATCGCTGCCGATAATGATACCGTGAAACTCCGCCAGCGCGACGGTTCTCTAGTTGCTACTTACAAAGATCCTATTGGTAAACTCACATCAGCCATGTTGAGTCCCGATGGTCAAACCATCGCCATGTCAAATATTGAAAAAGCTGTGCAGATATGGCGGCGCGATCGGCCGCCACCGCAGATTCTTAGAGGACATCAAGCAGAAGTTTGGCAAGTCGTATTTAGCCCCGATAGTCGGCTGATTGCTTCAGCCAGTACCGATAGTACTGCAAAGGTGTGGACGCTAAATGGCAAGTTACTCAGCACTCTCAACGGTCATCTGGCAGCGGTATGGAAAGTTGCCTTTAGTCATGACAGTAAAATAGTAGCCTCTGGCAGCGCCGATTAG
- a CDS encoding WD40 repeat domain-containing protein translates to MKLWSVDGRLLKTLKGHTAAVWGVAFSPDSKMVASGSVDTTIKLWQLNGKELTTLRGHTAAIRAIAISPDGKILASVGDDNTLILWNLPHILNLNPLTYGCAFVQDYLKTNKTIDQRDRSLCNQ, encoded by the coding sequence GTGAAGTTGTGGAGCGTAGATGGACGGTTGCTCAAAACTCTCAAAGGTCACACAGCTGCGGTTTGGGGAGTTGCATTTAGTCCTGATAGTAAAATGGTAGCCTCTGGCAGCGTAGATACTACCATCAAGCTTTGGCAACTCAATGGCAAAGAATTGACCACCTTGAGAGGACACACGGCAGCGATTAGGGCAATTGCCATCAGCCCCGACGGTAAAATTCTCGCTTCCGTGGGTGATGACAACACGCTCATCCTCTGGAATTTGCCGCATATTCTCAATCTCAATCCGCTAACTTATGGTTGCGCCTTTGTTCAAGATTACTTGAAAACTAATAAAACAATAGATCAGCGCGATCGCTCACTTTGCAATCAATAG